The segment GGTTGCTGGGCAGCATGTCCGATGCCCTTGCTGTTATTGATGTCAATGGAACGCTGATCGATGTTAATGATGCCTATTTAAAAATGTTGGGCTTTTCTAAGAGAGAGGATGTTGTGGGGTTGCCGGCCCTGCAAGTGATGAGTGAGGTGGCTGATGCGGTTGAGGTGGAGAAGGCTTACGCCAGTATACAGGAAGCCGTAGCCGGGCAGCCGGTGGGACATAAAGAGATGACTTTCACCCTTAAAAATGGCACTACTGTCATAACGTCCACTTCAACCAGTGTGGTAAAAAATACCGCAGGCGATCCGCTGTTGATGTTTGGAGTGCTCAGAGATATCACCGAGGACAAGATGATAGAACAGGCACTCCAGGAGAATGAAGAGAAGCATCGCCATCTGTTCGATACAATGGCTCAGGGCGTTATTTATCAAAACACCGCCGGAGAGATCACCTCCATCAATCCGGCCGGGGAAAGAATCATTGGATTGACCCTGGACCAAATGAAAGGTCTCACTCCGATTGATCCCAGATGGAAAACCCTTCATGAAGACGGCAGCGATTTTCCAAGAGAGACTCACCCGGCAAGTGTTTCCCTGCAAACGGGTAAACCTGCCAATGACGTCATCATGGGCGTTTTTCATCCGGCTGACGGGCAATACCATTGGATATCCATCAGCGCCGTGCCCCAGTTCAAGCCGGGCGAAGACAAGCCCTACCAGGCCTATACCACCTTTACCGATATCACCGAGCGTAAGCGGGCGGAGGAGGCCCTCAGAGAGAATGAGCGTTTCGTTACCTCCACACTCAATGATTTGATTACATACGCCGCCGTATTGAAACCGGATGGAGAGATTATTTTTTCAAACAATACGGGCCTGAAGCTTATCGGGAAATCGATTGAACAAGTCAGGGGAATGAAGTTCTACGATATGGACTGGTGGGCATATTCCCAGGATGCGCAAAGGCTGATAAAGGGAGATTTGGAACGCTGCGCATCGGGGGAAAAGGTGTTTCGCGAAGTTCAGGTCTATACTCTGAATGGGAATATCTGGATCGATTTCAGTATCCATCCTGTTTTCGGTGAAAACGGGGACGTAAAATACCTGATACCGGAGGGACGGGATGTCACCGAGAGTAAGCGGGTCAGGGACGCGCTGCGCGAGAGTGAAGAGAAGCATCGCCATCTGTTCGATACAATGGCTCAGGGCGTCGTTTATCATGATAGCACTGGAAAGATCACATCCGCCAATCCAGCCGCGGAAAGAATCATTGGATTGACCCTGGATCAAATGCAAGGGCGCACTCCGATCGACCCCGGATGGAAAACCCTCCATGAAGATGGCACCGATTTTCCCGGAGCCACTCATCCGGCAACGGTTTCACGGCGAACCGGTAAACCCGTCAATAACGTCATCATGGGCGTTTTCAATCCGGCTGATGAGCAATACCACTGGATATCCGTCAGCGCCGTTCCACAGTTCAACCCGGGCGAAGACAAGCCATGCCAGGTCTATACGACCTTCACAGATATCACCGAGCGCAAGCGGATGGAGCAGGAATTAGCGGAAAAAAACAGGCAACTGGATTTGAAGAATGCGGACCTTCAACTGAGGATTGACGAGATATCAAAAGCAAGAGCCTACAGCGTAAATTTGCTCAGCAACATGGTCGATGGCTTTGTGGTGGTTGACATGAAGGGAACGCTGATTGATGTCAATGACGCCTACTTGAAAATGTTGGGCTTTTCAAAGAGAGAAGAGGTTGTGGGATTGCCGGCTATACAAGTGATGAGCATGGTGGCTGAGCCTTCGGAGGTGGAGAAGGCTGCTGTCGCTTTGCAGGAAATCATAGCCGGGAAAGAGGGAATTCTTGGGGAAATGGCTTTCACCCCCAGAGGCGGCAGTCCTATACTAGTATCCAGTTCGAATAGTCTGATAAGAGATGCCGCAGGCGCGCCGATGTTCACCTTCGGTGTTTTGAGAGATATCACCGAGCGTAAACAGATGGAGGATACTTTACGCAAGAGCGAAAAGCAACTGCGGGAAGTATCCTCCAAACTTCCCGGAATTGTTTTCCAGTTCTACGCCCGTTCGGACGGAAAAATGGGACTGTATTACGTTAGCGACCAGGCAGAACAGATATTTGGTCTGAAACCGAATCTGCTCATGTTTTTTGAGGATTTCGCAGATGCGGTTCTTCCTGAGTACCGTGATAGCTTCCTGAAGTCAATTGAAAAAGCTGTCCGTGAAGTCACCCAATGGAGATTTGACGGGGCCTTGCGGAAGCCTTCGGGAGAAATCAAGTGGTTCTCCGGGAATTCCACTCCTGACCAACGCGAAGATGAGGTTGTCTTCAATGGGGTAATACTCGATATCACCGAGCGCAAGCTGGCGGAGGCGCAACTGAAAGAATCGGAGAACCTGTATTCGAGCATGGCCAATAACTCGCAAGTCGGCGTCTATATTGTCCAGGATGGAAAGTTTGTGTTTGTTAACCCTCAATTTCAAAAGAATACCGGCTTTACCGAGGAGGAACTTCTGGGCAAGCACCCTTTGGAACTGGTTCATCCCGCTGATAAAGAAGTGGTGAGGGGGAAGGTGATTGAGACCCTTAAGGGGGAGTCTGGGTCTTCATACGAATACAGGCTCACTACCAAAGACGGGGAGCCCAGAGTGTTTCTGGAGACCATCTCTTCAATTCAGTATAACGGGAAACGGGCGGCTCTGGTCAGCCAGATGGATATCACCGAGCGCAAACGGGCGGAGGAAGTTCAGGAAAAGGCAGCCAGTGAATGGAGCGCAACTTTTGACTCCATTACGGATTTGATTTCGGTTCAGGATAAAGATTTCAGACTGGTAAGGGTTAATAAGGCTTATGCCGAAGCATTCAAGACGAGCCCGGGAGAGCTTGTCGGCAAGGTTTGCCATCAGATAGTTCATAAAACCGATAAACCCTGTCACAATTGCCCTCATCAACGCACACTGGTTACCCAAAAAACAGAGCGGCTGGAATTATTTGAGCCCACCATGGGGATTTATCTTGATATCTCCACAGCCCCTCTGTTTGATGATAAGGGAGACGTAATTGGCTCTACCCATATCGCCAGGGATATCACCAAGCGGAAGCTGATGGAGCAGGAAATACAGGAAAGGAGCCAGCAGCTGGGGATTGTGAACGAGAAACTTCATACAGAGATCGCCGATCACAAGAGAACGCAGGAAGAAATTGAAAAGGCCAATAGCCAGCTTGAACAGGCGATCCTGAATGCCAATGAAATGGCCTCTAAGGCAGAAGCGGCAAGTCATGCCAAGAGTGATTTTCTGGCCAGAATGAGCCACGAGATCCGCACCCCCATGAATGCCATTCTGGGCATGGCAGAGTTGCTGAGCGGTACTGACCTTATACCAGAGCAACAGCAATATGTTAGTACCTTCCAGTCGGCTGGAGAGAACCTTTTGGGAGTGATCAATGATATCCTGGATATCTCCAAAGTGGAGGCCGGGCACCTGGAGCTGGAAAAAACCGATTTCGATTTCCGGGAACTCCTCGAGAGCCTGGGCGATGTGATGGCTGTCCGGGCTCACGGGAAGTCCATTGAATTGACTCAATACATTGCCCCGGATGTTCCCACTGCATTGATTGGAGACCCGACACGCTTGCGGCAAATATTTACCAACCTTATCGGAAACGCCATCAAATTCACTGCTGAAGGCGGCATACTGGTTGAGGTGAAAGTTTCCGATGACAAATCGGTGGAGACAAAGCCTGATGAGATCGAATTGCTCTGTTCGGTGTCCGACACCGGAATCGGGATTGGGCCGGCATATCTGGCTAATATGTTCCAGCCTTTTACGCAGGCTGATGCCTCGACCACTCGCAAACACGGGGGAACCGGGCTCGGTTTGGCCATTGCCAAGCAGTTGACCGAGCTGATGGAAGGGCGCATCTGGGCTGAGAGCGAAGTGGGCCACGGAACCAAGTTTAATTTCACAGTCAGGTTTGGTGTGCAAAACACCAAGTCCACAAAACGTGCTCAGCCACCCCCGCTTAATCTGCAAGGAGTGCGGGTGCTGATAGTAGATGACACCGCTACCAATCGGATGATTTTGAACAAAATGGTTTCAGAGCTGGGCGCCAGGGTGGTGGAGGCGGAAGACGGCGAACAAGGATTTGCTGAATACCAGCGGGCCCGTCTGGATTCCGATCCGTATCGGCTGGTGCTGCTGGATTGCCGCATGCCCGGAACGGATGGGTTTCAGATGATGGAGAAGATCAAGGGAGAAACCCGTGATCGGAACACCGTTATCATGATGCTCACTTCGGATAACCGGCA is part of the Dehalococcoidia bacterium genome and harbors:
- a CDS encoding PAS domain S-box protein — translated: MKKGLPKKNKQLDAQNRERQSKIDEIDRAHCEGLLNSMADALVVVDPEGKVIICNEAYLGMVGAKKDEVVGVSIKESVSTLGLARPDELEIGLSKLEQSRSDAQPGNYEMPIFTRSGEPRTLSISSSMVRIPEGRPSMILLMMRDITERKQMEKALQESNQQLSEQNEELRAVEEALKLGVIEIDKARVYSEGLLGSMSDALAVIDVNGTLIDVNDAYLKMLGFSKREDVVGLPALQVMSEVADAVEVEKAYASIQEAVAGQPVGHKEMTFTLKNGTTVITSTSTSVVKNTAGDPLLMFGVLRDITEDKMIEQALQENEEKHRHLFDTMAQGVIYQNTAGEITSINPAGERIIGLTLDQMKGLTPIDPRWKTLHEDGSDFPRETHPASVSLQTGKPANDVIMGVFHPADGQYHWISISAVPQFKPGEDKPYQAYTTFTDITERKRAEEALRENERFVTSTLNDLITYAAVLKPDGEIIFSNNTGLKLIGKSIEQVRGMKFYDMDWWAYSQDAQRLIKGDLERCASGEKVFREVQVYTLNGNIWIDFSIHPVFGENGDVKYLIPEGRDVTESKRVRDALRESEEKHRHLFDTMAQGVVYHDSTGKITSANPAAERIIGLTLDQMQGRTPIDPGWKTLHEDGTDFPGATHPATVSRRTGKPVNNVIMGVFNPADEQYHWISVSAVPQFNPGEDKPCQVYTTFTDITERKRMEQELAEKNRQLDLKNADLQLRIDEISKARAYSVNLLSNMVDGFVVVDMKGTLIDVNDAYLKMLGFSKREEVVGLPAIQVMSMVAEPSEVEKAAVALQEIIAGKEGILGEMAFTPRGGSPILVSSSNSLIRDAAGAPMFTFGVLRDITERKQMEDTLRKSEKQLREVSSKLPGIVFQFYARSDGKMGLYYVSDQAEQIFGLKPNLLMFFEDFADAVLPEYRDSFLKSIEKAVREVTQWRFDGALRKPSGEIKWFSGNSTPDQREDEVVFNGVILDITERKLAEAQLKESENLYSSMANNSQVGVYIVQDGKFVFVNPQFQKNTGFTEEELLGKHPLELVHPADKEVVRGKVIETLKGESGSSYEYRLTTKDGEPRVFLETISSIQYNGKRAALVSQMDITERKRAEEVQEKAASEWSATFDSITDLISVQDKDFRLVRVNKAYAEAFKTSPGELVGKVCHQIVHKTDKPCHNCPHQRTLVTQKTERLELFEPTMGIYLDISTAPLFDDKGDVIGSTHIARDITKRKLMEQEIQERSQQLGIVNEKLHTEIADHKRTQEEIEKANSQLEQAILNANEMASKAEAASHAKSDFLARMSHEIRTPMNAILGMAELLSGTDLIPEQQQYVSTFQSAGENLLGVINDILDISKVEAGHLELEKTDFDFRELLESLGDVMAVRAHGKSIELTQYIAPDVPTALIGDPTRLRQIFTNLIGNAIKFTAEGGILVEVKVSDDKSVETKPDEIELLCSVSDTGIGIGPAYLANMFQPFTQADASTTRKHGGTGLGLAIAKQLTELMEGRIWAESEVGHGTKFNFTVRFGVQNTKSTKRAQPPPLNLQGVRVLIVDDTATNRMILNKMVSELGARVVEAEDGEQGFAEYQRARLDSDPYRLVLLDCRMPGTDGFQMMEKIKGETRDRNTVIMMLTSDNRQGDITRAKEMGIDRYLIKPVKRQDLLASIADSLGRAKTTETLDSAKQKSEANAEFLEALRILLVEDNADNRLLVQSFLKKTPYQIDTAENGEIAVERFKATDYDLVLMDIQMPVMDGYTATGEIRKWEKAQGRDSTPIIALTAHAAREDELKSLQMGCTAHLTKPIKKAHLLDAILGYAHNTRKTEDKSGASPIDPAGKEDQGAGPVSELGKPL